In Opitutaceae bacterium TAV5, one genomic interval encodes:
- a CDS encoding nitrogen regulatory protein P-II 1 (indirectly regulates nitrogen metabolism; at high nitrogen levels P-II prevents the phosphorylation of NR-I, the transcriptional activator of the glutamine synthetase gene (glnA); at low nitrogen levels P-II is uridylylated to form PII-UMP and interacts with an adenylyltransferase (GlnE) that activates GlnA) yields MKLIIAIIKPFKLENVKEALSGIGIEGMTITEVKGFGRQKGHTEIYRGSEYTVDFLPKTKIEIVVSDDMLDKAINAILQAAKTGKIGDGKIFVLPIEEAVRIRTDERGETAL; encoded by the coding sequence ATGAAGCTCATCATCGCTATCATCAAACCCTTCAAACTGGAGAACGTGAAAGAAGCCCTTTCGGGGATCGGCATCGAAGGCATGACGATCACCGAGGTGAAGGGCTTCGGACGCCAGAAAGGCCACACGGAGATCTATCGCGGTTCCGAATACACCGTCGATTTTCTCCCCAAGACCAAGATCGAGATCGTCGTCTCCGACGACATGCTCGACAAGGCGATCAACGCCATCCTCCAGGCGGCCAAGACCGGCAAGATCGGCGACGGCAAGATATTCGTTCTCCCGATCGAGGAAGCCGTGCGCATCCGCACCGACGAACGCGGCGAGACCGCGCTCTGA
- a CDS encoding amino acid permease, with the protein MPGTPSSAIVPPDRNADGTLRRGLKNRHIQLIALGGAIGTGLFLGSGGVIQLAGPAMILGYAIGGIIEFLIMRQLGEMIVEEPVAGSFSHFAYKYWSGFAGFMSGWNYWVLYVLVGMTELTAVAKYIHYWAPDMPQWIPVLVFFVLINAINLANVKIFGEAEFWFSIIKVLAVLGMIAFGGWLLLSGRGGEEAAVSNLWTHGGFFATDARHFAVALVIIMFSFGGLELVGVSAAETAEPYRTIPRAINQVMFRILIFYVGAIGVMLMLMPWDVMAEKVAAAGKAGDSYGASPFVLILSQHGVAGAAHLLNFVILTAALSVYNSGVYCNSRMLYGLALKGNAPRALLKVDRRGVPVLALVASALATGLGVIINYTVPEKALGYLLALVVAALVLNWALISITHLYFRRAKDREAHVSRFPSWGAPWTNYLCLAFVAFILVVMATLADMAVQVLLIPLWLGLLWIGWKIRTKNTAGC; encoded by the coding sequence ATGCCCGGAACGCCCTCCTCCGCCATCGTCCCCCCCGACCGCAATGCGGACGGCACGCTCAGACGCGGCCTGAAAAATCGTCATATCCAGCTCATCGCCCTCGGCGGAGCCATCGGCACCGGCCTGTTTCTCGGCTCGGGCGGCGTCATCCAGCTCGCCGGCCCCGCCATGATCCTCGGCTATGCGATCGGCGGCATCATCGAGTTCCTGATCATGCGCCAGCTCGGCGAGATGATCGTGGAAGAACCGGTGGCCGGCTCGTTCAGCCACTTCGCCTACAAATACTGGAGCGGATTTGCCGGGTTCATGTCGGGCTGGAACTACTGGGTGCTCTACGTGCTGGTCGGGATGACGGAGCTGACGGCGGTGGCCAAATACATCCACTACTGGGCGCCGGACATGCCGCAATGGATTCCGGTGCTGGTCTTCTTTGTCCTCATCAACGCCATCAATCTGGCCAACGTGAAGATCTTCGGCGAGGCCGAGTTCTGGTTCTCGATCATCAAGGTGCTGGCGGTGCTCGGCATGATCGCGTTTGGCGGCTGGCTGCTGCTCTCGGGCCGGGGCGGCGAGGAGGCCGCGGTATCCAACCTGTGGACACACGGGGGGTTCTTCGCGACGGACGCCCGCCACTTCGCCGTGGCGCTGGTCATCATCATGTTCTCGTTCGGCGGCCTGGAGCTCGTCGGCGTCAGCGCGGCGGAGACGGCCGAACCGTACAGGACGATCCCCAGGGCCATCAACCAGGTGATGTTCCGCATCCTGATCTTTTACGTGGGCGCGATCGGCGTGATGCTCATGCTGATGCCGTGGGATGTGATGGCCGAAAAGGTCGCCGCCGCCGGCAAGGCGGGGGACAGCTACGGAGCCAGTCCTTTCGTGCTGATTCTCAGCCAGCACGGTGTCGCCGGCGCCGCCCATCTGCTGAATTTTGTCATCCTCACGGCGGCGCTCTCGGTCTACAACAGCGGCGTCTATTGCAACAGCCGGATGCTTTACGGGCTCGCCCTGAAGGGCAATGCCCCGCGCGCCCTGCTCAAGGTGGACAGGCGTGGCGTGCCCGTGCTGGCGCTGGTGGCCTCGGCCCTGGCGACCGGCCTCGGCGTCATCATCAATTACACGGTTCCGGAAAAAGCGCTGGGCTATCTCCTCGCGCTGGTGGTGGCGGCCCTGGTGCTCAACTGGGCGCTGATCAGCATCACGCACCTGTATTTTCGCCGGGCCAAAGACCGCGAGGCGCATGTGTCGCGGTTTCCCTCATGGGGAGCACCCTGGACCAATTACCTGTGCCTCGCCTTCGTGGCCTTCATCCTCGTGGTGATGGCCACGCTCGCGGACATGGCCGTGCAGGTGCTGCTGATTCCGCTCTGGCTCGGGCTGCTCTGGATCGGCTGGAAGATCCGGACTAAAAACACCGCTGGCTGCTGA
- a CDS encoding transporter, which yields MTRPSPDSSRHSHDHAHSLPAGEVPDWVPDNAVGNRAFATRIVQGTGKGGAVASSSAAPRRRTLTLDEYEQGVLACNPTVLGRAITLIESNASAHQELAQQLLARLLPHTGRAKRIGITGIPGAGKSTFIEAFGTHLTGLGHRVAVLAIDPSSSLTGGSILGDKVRMEKLSQHPAAFIRPSPSGGSLGGVARKTREAVLVCEAAGYDVVIVETVGVGQNEVTVRSMVDYFLVLMISGAGDEIQGIKKGVIELADTLVVNKADGDNLPRATLAQAEMKRVLHILKAHTEGWEVPALLASSLTGQGVPEVWKTTEAYFEATTASGALRERRRTQAIEWMHTLINESLRTRFYQKPSVQARLPEFEAAVADGKKPVLAAALELLGES from the coding sequence ATGACCCGGCCCTCTCCCGATTCCTCCCGCCACTCTCACGATCACGCCCACAGCCTCCCCGCCGGCGAGGTTCCCGACTGGGTACCGGACAACGCCGTCGGCAATCGCGCCTTCGCCACCCGCATCGTCCAGGGCACCGGCAAGGGCGGCGCCGTCGCCTCCTCCTCCGCCGCGCCGCGCCGCCGCACGCTCACGCTCGACGAGTACGAACAGGGCGTCCTCGCCTGCAACCCCACCGTCCTCGGCCGCGCCATCACGCTTATCGAAAGCAACGCCTCCGCGCACCAGGAACTCGCCCAGCAACTGCTCGCCCGCCTGCTCCCGCACACCGGACGCGCCAAACGCATCGGCATCACCGGCATCCCCGGCGCCGGCAAATCCACCTTCATCGAAGCCTTCGGCACGCATCTCACCGGCCTCGGCCATCGCGTCGCCGTCCTCGCCATCGATCCCTCCAGTTCGCTCACCGGCGGCAGCATCCTCGGCGACAAGGTGCGCATGGAAAAACTCTCGCAACACCCCGCCGCCTTCATCCGCCCCTCGCCCTCCGGCGGCTCGCTCGGCGGCGTCGCCCGCAAGACCCGCGAAGCCGTCCTCGTCTGCGAGGCGGCCGGCTACGATGTCGTCATCGTCGAGACCGTCGGCGTGGGTCAAAACGAAGTCACCGTCCGTTCGATGGTCGATTATTTTCTCGTGCTGATGATCTCCGGCGCGGGTGACGAAATCCAGGGCATCAAGAAAGGCGTCATCGAGCTCGCCGACACGCTCGTCGTGAACAAGGCCGACGGCGACAACCTTCCCCGCGCCACGCTCGCGCAGGCCGAGATGAAGCGCGTGCTCCACATCCTCAAGGCTCACACCGAGGGCTGGGAAGTCCCCGCCCTGCTCGCCTCTTCGCTCACCGGCCAGGGCGTGCCCGAAGTCTGGAAAACCACCGAGGCGTATTTCGAGGCCACTACGGCCAGCGGCGCGCTCCGCGAACGGCGCCGCACCCAGGCCATCGAGTGGATGCACACGCTCATCAACGAAAGCCTGCGCACGCGTTTTTACCAGAAACCCTCCGTGCAGGCCCGCCTGCCCGAATTCGAAGCCGCCGTCGCCGATGGCAAAAAACCTGTCCTCGCCGCCGCGCTGGAATTGCTCGGCGAATCGTAA
- a CDS encoding bifunctional cbb3-type cytochrome C oxidase subunit I/II, whose protein sequence is MAARTVTLEYNDKIVRQFMLAGIIWGAVGMLAGVLVASQLNFWQMNGKFLEWITFGGFKAEGIQYLTFGRLRPLHTNAVIFAFVGNMMFAGIYYSTQRLVKARLASDVLSAIHMWGWQLIIVAAAVTLPMGFTRGKEYAELIWPINIGVVFIWVVFAVNFFWTLARRNEPSLYVAIWFYIATIITVAMLYIVNHLSLPTSFLHSYPVFGGVQDGLVQWWYGHNAVAFFLTTPILGIMYYFVPKAAERPVYSYKLSVIHFWSLVFVYIWAGPHHLLNTALPGWLQALGMTFSLMLWAPSWGGMLNGLLTLRGAWDKLRTDPVLKFFAAGVTFYGMATFEGPLLSIKSVNALGHYTDWIIGHVHAGALGWNGFMAAGMFYWLAPRLWNKPLHSQSLANLHFWLGTVGILLYVAAMWTSGITQGLMLSATTDNGTILAHPNFVETLNTIRPMMLFRLVGGGLYLVGWGLLIYNIGRTIWRAAPVNGTIRVFVEDKPAVRLGVGGTLLNPPVLFSVLGALFACVWMFGGDLLKLVGLFGTILCVILAWMHFETRGGKWAAWYDKLLVHATPFTVLTFLAVAAGGMIQIVPTVIASRAQNVEDRLQVLYTPLELAGRDIYVREGCYNCHSQMIRTLVPDIMRYGRAGVNDDYSRLGESIYDHPYQWGSKRTGPDLARVGGKYTDDWHYNHMRDPRMSPGSNMPAYPWLFDQVTDTAALPRKIDVQRQIGVPFPEWSEEEIAAQVKKQETEVADRLKAKGLYTQPDREIVALIAYLQKLGTYETVKPAAPVAPSVIP, encoded by the coding sequence ATGGCTGCACGCACCGTAACGCTCGAATACAACGACAAGATCGTCCGCCAGTTCATGCTGGCCGGCATCATCTGGGGAGCTGTCGGCATGCTTGCCGGCGTCCTCGTCGCCTCGCAGCTCAACTTCTGGCAGATGAACGGGAAGTTTCTCGAGTGGATCACCTTTGGCGGTTTCAAGGCCGAGGGTATCCAGTACCTGACCTTCGGCCGCCTGCGTCCGCTGCACACCAATGCCGTCATTTTCGCCTTTGTCGGCAACATGATGTTTGCCGGCATCTACTACTCCACGCAGCGCCTCGTGAAGGCGCGGCTTGCCAGCGACGTCCTCTCGGCGATCCACATGTGGGGCTGGCAGCTCATCATCGTGGCGGCGGCCGTCACGCTCCCGATGGGTTTCACGCGCGGCAAGGAGTACGCCGAGCTCATCTGGCCGATCAACATCGGCGTCGTCTTCATCTGGGTCGTCTTCGCGGTGAATTTTTTCTGGACGCTCGCCCGCCGCAACGAGCCCAGCCTCTACGTCGCCATCTGGTTCTACATCGCGACGATCATCACCGTGGCGATGCTCTACATCGTCAACCACCTCTCGTTGCCCACGTCGTTCCTGCACAGTTACCCGGTTTTCGGCGGCGTGCAGGACGGGCTCGTGCAGTGGTGGTACGGGCACAACGCCGTGGCGTTCTTCCTCACCACGCCGATCCTCGGCATCATGTACTACTTCGTGCCGAAGGCGGCGGAGCGGCCGGTGTACAGCTACAAGCTTTCCGTCATCCATTTCTGGTCGCTCGTCTTCGTTTATATCTGGGCCGGCCCGCACCATCTGCTCAACACCGCGCTCCCCGGCTGGCTCCAGGCGCTCGGCATGACCTTTTCCCTCATGCTCTGGGCACCCTCCTGGGGCGGCATGCTCAACGGCCTGCTCACCCTGCGCGGCGCGTGGGACAAACTCCGCACCGATCCCGTCCTGAAGTTTTTCGCCGCCGGCGTCACCTTTTACGGCATGGCCACGTTTGAAGGGCCGCTTCTCTCGATCAAGTCGGTCAACGCCCTCGGCCACTACACCGACTGGATCATCGGCCACGTCCACGCCGGCGCCCTCGGCTGGAACGGCTTCATGGCCGCCGGCATGTTTTACTGGCTCGCCCCGCGCCTCTGGAACAAGCCCCTTCACTCGCAATCCCTCGCCAATCTCCATTTCTGGCTCGGGACGGTCGGCATCCTCCTCTACGTCGCCGCCATGTGGACCAGCGGCATCACCCAAGGTCTGATGCTCAGCGCCACCACCGACAACGGCACGATCCTCGCCCACCCCAACTTTGTCGAGACACTCAACACGATCCGCCCCATGATGCTCTTCCGGCTCGTCGGCGGCGGCCTCTACCTTGTCGGCTGGGGCCTTCTCATCTACAATATCGGCCGCACCATCTGGCGCGCCGCTCCCGTCAACGGCACCATCCGGGTGTTTGTCGAGGACAAGCCTGCCGTCCGCCTCGGCGTGGGCGGCACGCTGCTCAATCCGCCCGTGCTCTTCTCCGTTCTCGGCGCGCTCTTCGCCTGCGTGTGGATGTTTGGCGGCGACCTCCTGAAGCTCGTCGGCCTCTTCGGCACCATCCTCTGTGTCATCCTCGCGTGGATGCACTTCGAGACGCGCGGCGGCAAGTGGGCCGCGTGGTACGACAAGCTCCTCGTCCATGCCACGCCGTTCACCGTGCTCACCTTCCTCGCCGTCGCCGCCGGCGGCATGATCCAGATCGTGCCCACCGTCATCGCCAGCCGCGCGCAAAACGTCGAGGACCGCCTGCAAGTCCTGTACACCCCGCTCGAACTCGCCGGGCGCGACATCTATGTGCGCGAAGGCTGCTACAACTGCCACTCGCAGATGATCCGCACGCTCGTGCCCGACATCATGCGCTACGGCCGCGCCGGCGTGAACGACGACTACTCCCGCCTCGGCGAATCCATCTACGACCATCCCTACCAGTGGGGCTCCAAACGCACCGGTCCCGACCTCGCCCGGGTCGGCGGCAAATACACCGATGACTGGCACTACAACCACATGCGGGACCCGCGCATGTCGCCCGGCTCCAACATGCCGGCCTACCCCTGGCTCTTCGACCAGGTCACCGACACCGCCGCGCTCCCGCGCAAGATCGACGTGCAGCGCCAGATCGGCGTGCCCTTCCCCGAATGGAGCGAAGAGGAGATCGCCGCGCAGGTCAAAAAGCAGGAAACCGAAGTGGCGGACCGCCTCAAGGCCAAGGGACTCTACACGCAGCCTGACCGCGAGATCGTGGCGCTCATCGCCTACCTCCAGAAACTCGGTACCTACGAAACCGTCAAACCCGCCGCGCCCGTCGCACCGTCCGTTATTCCGTAA
- a CDS encoding peptidyl-prolyl cis-trans isomerase, protein MNPKKLLSLLTTLAAMSLAFVQTTVAAADAVPADSKPVAAAGKEVAVISTTYGDMTIAFWPEVAPNTVENFKKLARDGFYDHTAFHRIIKGFMIQGGCPNTKPGATGTPGTGDAGYKIKAEFNSRSHVRGVISMARSSDPDSAGSQFFICHGDAKFLDRQYTAFGQLIAGDDVLDKIATAPTRPDGRENSTPRDRIEVKSIRIVEQTGTSKN, encoded by the coding sequence ATGAATCCAAAAAAACTCCTTTCGCTCCTCACCACCCTCGCCGCCATGTCGCTTGCCTTCGTGCAAACGACCGTTGCCGCCGCAGACGCCGTACCTGCCGACAGTAAACCGGTTGCAGCCGCCGGCAAGGAAGTCGCCGTCATCTCGACCACTTACGGCGACATGACCATCGCCTTCTGGCCCGAGGTCGCCCCGAACACCGTCGAAAACTTCAAAAAACTCGCCCGCGACGGGTTTTATGACCACACCGCCTTCCACCGCATCATCAAGGGCTTCATGATCCAGGGCGGCTGCCCCAACACCAAACCCGGCGCCACCGGCACCCCCGGCACAGGAGATGCCGGTTACAAGATCAAGGCCGAATTCAACTCCAGGTCCCACGTGCGCGGCGTCATCTCGATGGCCCGCTCCAGCGACCCTGATTCGGCCGGCAGCCAGTTCTTCATTTGCCACGGCGATGCGAAGTTTCTCGACCGCCAGTACACCGCCTTCGGCCAGCTCATCGCCGGCGATGACGTGCTCGACAAGATCGCCACCGCTCCCACCCGCCCCGACGGACGCGAAAACAGCACACCGCGCGACCGTATCGAGGTGAAAAGCATCCGCATCGTGGAGCAGACGGGAACTTCCAAAAATTGA
- a CDS encoding heat-shock protein produces the protein MNPTNIARSFAPVAFAAVLALTGCQQTATTSASQDSAPQATATKASVPTTSADALRAAANTYWDLDTWTSADGTSHLPTLVTLRLGEGGRVTGSSGENAYFGTAALAEDGSLDWGRALAATRITGSSPDVVKRETAYIADLKATTQVAFQKKRLVFTGPDALRLEFVPAKGE, from the coding sequence ATGAACCCAACCAACATTGCTCGCTCATTCGCACCGGTCGCGTTTGCTGCTGTTCTCGCACTCACCGGTTGTCAGCAAACGGCGACCACTTCTGCGTCACAGGATTCGGCACCGCAGGCGACCGCGACAAAGGCTTCGGTCCCGACAACTTCGGCCGATGCACTGAGGGCTGCTGCCAACACGTACTGGGATCTCGACACATGGACTTCCGCCGACGGCACCAGCCATCTTCCGACCTTGGTCACGCTGCGTCTCGGGGAAGGGGGGCGTGTCACCGGCTCTTCGGGTGAAAACGCCTATTTCGGCACGGCAGCGCTGGCCGAAGACGGCAGCCTCGACTGGGGGCGGGCTCTCGCCGCCACCCGCATCACCGGCAGCAGCCCGGATGTGGTCAAACGTGAAACCGCTTATATCGCCGATCTGAAAGCGACCACCCAGGTGGCGTTCCAGAAAAAGCGCCTCGTCTTCACCGGTCCTGACGCGCTGCGTCTGGAATTCGTTCCCGCCAAGGGTGAATGA
- a CDS encoding cytochrome C oxidase subunit III: MLLTRAPASDAPAKKTEHQTTFDPSTMSHDHSPAASSAATASSAAAGPQTEPPPPGQLDGPIRHHVYDGIAEYDKRLPNWWLLTFYGAIAFAIIYWMATQHFSDVTDGQRAITAMQQIEAIRLSSGSAQLDDEALWKMSRNPAFVQAGEAIFKANCVACHGADLKGGIGVNLVDDEWLHGGKPTEVVHTITNGVIEKGMQAWGPVLGPQKIAEAAAFIMSHHQEPAAGN, translated from the coding sequence ATGCTGCTGACGCGGGCGCCGGCGAGCGACGCCCCTGCAAAGAAAACCGAACACCAGACGACCTTCGACCCATCCACCATGAGCCACGACCACTCACCCGCCGCCTCCTCCGCCGCCACCGCCTCCTCCGCCGCTGCCGGGCCGCAGACCGAGCCGCCGCCGCCCGGCCAGCTCGACGGTCCTATCCGCCACCACGTCTACGATGGCATCGCCGAATACGACAAACGCCTCCCCAACTGGTGGCTGCTCACCTTCTACGGCGCCATCGCCTTCGCCATCATTTACTGGATGGCCACGCAGCATTTCAGCGATGTGACCGACGGCCAGCGGGCCATCACGGCCATGCAGCAGATCGAGGCCATCCGCCTCTCCTCCGGCTCGGCGCAGCTCGATGACGAAGCGCTCTGGAAAATGAGCCGCAACCCCGCCTTCGTCCAGGCCGGCGAGGCCATCTTCAAGGCCAACTGCGTCGCCTGCCACGGCGCCGATCTCAAGGGCGGCATCGGCGTCAACCTCGTCGACGACGAATGGCTCCACGGCGGCAAACCCACCGAAGTCGTCCACACCATCACCAACGGCGTGATCGAAAAAGGCATGCAGGCGTGGGGCCCCGTTCTCGGCCCGCAAAAAATCGCCGAAGCCGCCGCCTTCATCATGTCGCACCACCAGGAACCCGCGGCCGGAAACTGA
- a CDS encoding proteinase inhibitor gives MTDASLSCRAGCGACCIAPSISTPIPGMPFGKPAGVPCVQLLPDLRCAIFGRPERPAVCASLRPSQEMCGADRAAALAHLDALEVATTPG, from the coding sequence GTGACAGACGCTTCGTTGTCCTGCCGCGCCGGTTGCGGCGCATGTTGCATCGCGCCGTCGATCAGCACACCGATCCCGGGCATGCCGTTCGGGAAGCCGGCGGGCGTGCCCTGTGTGCAGTTGTTGCCCGACTTGCGCTGTGCGATTTTCGGCCGGCCGGAACGCCCCGCCGTCTGCGCGAGCCTGCGTCCGTCGCAGGAAATGTGCGGTGCGGATCGCGCCGCCGCGCTCGCGCATCTCGATGCGCTCGAGGTGGCGACGACGCCGGGATGA
- a CDS encoding dihydroorotate dehydrogenase, whose product MGSLYEKIARPLFFRLDCEPAHEVAVTALNVLGKLPPLCRALEAWHRLPRSVYRPVRAFGLEFPNAVGLAAGFDKEGAIWPAMAALGFGHAEIGTVTALAQPGNPKPRMFRYPAQEAVINRMGFNNSGAEHVARRLARMPGPGKRRIPVGVNLGKSKVASLEEAVGDYLTSFGLLADHADYIAINVSSPNTPDLRKLQEKDRLEGVLRALCEANAARATAGKPRRPILLKIAPDLSWQQIDDVLETLLGLGLDGIIATNTTLARPGWFATVNETGGLSGAPVRERSTEIIKYISRATHGRLPIIGVGGIMDTKAACEKMDAGASLVQIYTGMIYRGAFFAAQLARALADNHRAGW is encoded by the coding sequence ATGGGATCCCTCTACGAAAAAATTGCCCGTCCGCTGTTTTTCCGTCTCGACTGCGAGCCGGCGCACGAAGTCGCCGTGACCGCGCTCAATGTGCTCGGCAAGCTGCCGCCGCTGTGCCGCGCTCTCGAAGCGTGGCACCGCCTGCCGCGCTCCGTATACCGCCCGGTGCGCGCTTTCGGGCTGGAGTTTCCCAATGCCGTCGGGCTCGCCGCGGGCTTCGACAAGGAAGGCGCCATCTGGCCGGCGATGGCGGCGCTGGGTTTCGGCCATGCCGAGATCGGCACCGTCACCGCGCTGGCGCAGCCCGGCAACCCGAAGCCGCGCATGTTTCGCTACCCCGCGCAGGAGGCCGTCATCAACCGGATGGGTTTCAACAACTCGGGCGCGGAGCACGTTGCCCGCCGTCTCGCCCGGATGCCCGGCCCCGGCAAGCGCCGCATCCCCGTCGGCGTCAACCTCGGCAAATCGAAAGTCGCCTCGCTGGAGGAGGCGGTTGGCGACTACCTCACGAGCTTCGGCCTGCTCGCCGACCATGCCGACTACATCGCGATCAACGTCAGCAGCCCCAACACGCCCGACCTGCGCAAGCTCCAGGAAAAGGACCGGCTCGAAGGCGTGCTGCGCGCCCTCTGCGAGGCCAACGCCGCCCGTGCCACTGCCGGCAAACCGCGCCGCCCGATCCTCCTCAAGATCGCCCCTGATCTCTCGTGGCAGCAGATCGACGACGTGCTCGAAACCCTGCTCGGACTCGGCCTCGACGGTATCATCGCCACGAATACGACGCTCGCCCGCCCCGGCTGGTTTGCCACGGTCAACGAAACCGGCGGACTCAGCGGCGCGCCCGTCCGCGAGCGTTCGACGGAGATAATCAAGTACATCTCCCGCGCCACGCATGGCCGCCTGCCGATCATCGGCGTGGGCGGCATCATGGATACGAAGGCCGCCTGCGAGAAAATGGACGCCGGCGCCTCGCTCGTGCAGATCTACACCGGGATGATCTACCGTGGCGCGTTTTTCGCGGCGCAGCTCGCCCGCGCGCTCGCGGACAATCACCGGGCGGGCTGGTGA
- a CDS encoding O-succinylbenzoate-CoA ligase: MTRAELGRLLQESIRRDCPGSGGIPAAALPDSVSTRPATRQGADELPGKIGARRVAPRRSGRNAAAPAIHLVDERDPLRFRIALADAVAADDGRPVFIADPSWGERERAQFAALAAQPSLPLVARASSPWTALRAANVPPPCPAIMGKDAHATSRAGSPCHSGWLCIPTGGSSGNLKLARHDGQTLAAAVDGFCRHFGVGRVNAVGLLPLHHISGLMAWMRCALTGGSYRHADWKRIERGEERPAPGDNVAANAATFLSLVPTQLQRLLDNADESALAWLRGFRAVFIGGGPSWPALVEAGAAARLPLAFSYGMTETAAMVAALTPEEFAAGGRGAGRPMPHARIDLMADGGGGNRIAIRSASLFHGYWPGWRAVASATGVQRSGFGVQGAGFGAQEGRETGDVASSGNPEPETLNSELARSAAWETGDAGSFDAAGSLHVSGRRDALIITGGEKVNPQEVEAALRATGFFPGDVAVIGVPDPGWGEAVVACYPADDSFPPVDAAAVRAALTGKLAPFKCPRRYVAVMPWPRSAQGKLNREALRRHAAGEAA; this comes from the coding sequence ATGACGCGCGCGGAACTCGGACGGCTGTTGCAGGAGAGCATCCGGAGAGATTGCCCGGGGAGCGGCGGCATTCCTGCCGCTGCCTTGCCGGACAGTGTCTCCACAAGACCGGCAACCCGACAGGGGGCGGATGAACTTCCCGGGAAGATCGGGGCGAGGCGCGTTGCGCCTCGTCGCAGCGGCAGGAATGCCGCCGCTCCCGCAATTCACCTCGTCGACGAACGTGACCCGCTCCGCTTCCGCATCGCGCTGGCCGACGCCGTGGCCGCGGATGACGGCCGTCCGGTTTTTATCGCCGACCCGTCCTGGGGCGAACGCGAGCGGGCGCAGTTCGCCGCGCTCGCGGCTCAACCATCGCTTCCTCTCGTGGCACGGGCTTCCAGCCCGTGGACGGCGCTCCGCGCCGCAAATGTCCCCCCTCCCTGTCCGGCAATCATGGGCAAGGATGCCCATGCCACATCACGGGCTGGAAGCCCGTGCCACTCCGGCTGGCTCTGCATCCCCACCGGCGGTTCCTCGGGCAACCTCAAGCTCGCCCGCCACGACGGGCAAACGCTGGCCGCAGCGGTGGACGGTTTTTGCCGCCACTTCGGCGTGGGCCGGGTCAACGCGGTCGGGCTCCTGCCGCTCCATCACATCAGCGGCCTGATGGCCTGGATGCGCTGCGCGTTGACCGGCGGTAGCTACCGGCACGCCGACTGGAAACGCATCGAACGCGGCGAGGAGCGCCCTGCTCCCGGCGACAATGTAGCTGCGAACGCCGCCACGTTTCTTTCGCTCGTGCCGACCCAGCTCCAGCGATTGCTGGACAACGCCGACGAGTCCGCGCTGGCGTGGCTGCGCGGGTTTCGTGCCGTCTTCATCGGGGGAGGCCCGAGCTGGCCGGCGCTGGTCGAGGCGGGCGCGGCGGCGCGGCTGCCGCTGGCGTTTTCTTATGGCATGACAGAGACGGCGGCGATGGTGGCGGCGCTCACGCCGGAGGAGTTTGCCGCCGGCGGACGCGGCGCCGGCCGCCCGATGCCGCACGCGCGCATCGACCTGATGGCGGATGGAGGCGGCGGCAACCGCATCGCGATCCGTTCGGCGTCCTTGTTTCACGGATACTGGCCCGGCTGGCGCGCCGTCGCTAGCGCGACGGGAGTTCAGCGTTCAGGGTTCGGGGTTCAGGGTGCAGGGTTCGGGGCGCAGGAGGGGCGGGAGACCGGCGATGTCGCATCTTCCGGTAACCCTGAACCGGAAACCCTGAACTCCGAACTGGCGCGAAGCGCCGCTTGGGAGACCGGCGACGCCGGTTCGTTCGACGCGGCCGGCAGCCTGCATGTTTCCGGACGCCGCGATGCGCTGATCATCACGGGAGGCGAAAAGGTCAACCCGCAGGAGGTCGAGGCGGCGTTGCGGGCGACGGGGTTTTTCCCGGGTGACGTGGCTGTGATCGGCGTGCCCGATCCCGGGTGGGGCGAGGCGGTGGTGGCGTGTTATCCGGCGGACGACTCGTTTCCTCCGGTGGATGCCGCCGCCGTGCGCGCGGCGCTGACCGGCAAGCTGGCGCCGTTCAAATGTCCGCGCCGCTACGTGGCTGTGATGCCCTGGCCGCGCTCGGCGCAAGGCAAGCTCAACCGCGAGGCGCTGCGTCGCCACGCTGCCGGAGAAGCCGCGTGA